A window of the Leptospira brenneri genome harbors these coding sequences:
- a CDS encoding LIC10415 family protein, with protein sequence MDVRLNRLLNLAEKLIQDKKDSKDVSGKSGVTVQKSEEKSDFVVSLPVQYHNIQSRLTELQKQLSKEQSRIGLLEDTSQEEDKLKELLFEGEPLFPELGEGKFTKPEILENSKGNISSLLAELKKKEVESENIFSLGMMLSPEEFKGKIGTLTASSMKPISETMVKRLLGG encoded by the coding sequence ATGGATGTTCGTCTCAATCGTCTCCTCAACTTAGCTGAAAAATTAATCCAGGACAAAAAGGATTCCAAAGATGTCTCTGGAAAATCGGGAGTTACTGTACAAAAGTCAGAAGAAAAATCCGACTTTGTTGTCAGCCTTCCCGTTCAGTACCATAATATCCAATCACGACTCACGGAATTGCAAAAACAACTTTCGAAGGAACAATCTCGGATTGGGCTTTTGGAAGATACTTCTCAAGAAGAAGACAAACTCAAAGAACTTCTGTTTGAAGGAGAGCCACTATTCCCAGAGTTAGGTGAAGGAAAATTTACCAAACCAGAAATTTTAGAAAACAGCAAAGGAAACATTTCTAGCCTTCTTGCTGAACTTAAGAAAAAGGAAGTGGAAAGCGAAAATATCTTTTCTCTTGGAATGATGTTAAGCCCAGAAGAATTCAAAGGTAAAATCGGAACTTTGACTGCTTCTTCTATGAAACCAATTTCTGAAACAATGGTGAAAAGACTCCTCGGCGGTTAA
- a CDS encoding APC family permease, producing the protein MELKRSLNTFDSISVLFSSMVGSGIFFTSGYLIKETGNLWIVLLCWIVGGILALSGSITYAYAARLLPFAGGDYVYLKVAYSPAIAFMSGWSSLLTNFSACVSVLALAFGKYIQILFPGLPVWESPTYTLLGLDLQISSITFIGVLPILFFSGLNYFGIKSAVRVQNVFAVLKITGLLLFLTLGFSIGNTNWSYLFNTPLPDLMDLSFYSKVLIGIVPVSFSYLGWNMITYIAEEVKNPEKTIVRSAITACFLVAGLYFAINLLFVISAPIEDLSGQDGIGAIAFQKLFGVNYSILTTSFIAWVILGSMSAILIGGSRVYFAMARDGVFLPSFSKIHPKWHSPYVSIFFQAFVAILFLFVKEIEALLYMITCSILILSCLTAITPFRFEKMGMKSDYKIPFYPLPIILYILANIAVMAILFIEKPITASWGLMITLIALPVYYLFRLDKKMIETKNLKQN; encoded by the coding sequence TTGGAATTAAAACGTTCCCTTAATACTTTTGATTCCATTTCCGTTCTTTTCTCCTCCATGGTGGGGTCGGGAATTTTTTTCACATCAGGTTATTTAATCAAAGAAACTGGAAATCTTTGGATTGTCCTCCTCTGTTGGATCGTTGGCGGAATTCTAGCCCTCTCAGGTTCCATTACCTATGCTTATGCAGCGCGACTTCTTCCTTTTGCCGGTGGTGATTATGTTTACTTAAAAGTCGCTTATTCTCCTGCCATTGCTTTTATGAGTGGGTGGTCTTCTCTACTCACTAATTTCTCTGCCTGTGTATCTGTGCTTGCTCTCGCTTTTGGGAAATACATTCAAATTTTATTTCCAGGTCTTCCTGTTTGGGAATCTCCCACCTACACTCTATTAGGACTCGATTTACAAATCAGTTCCATCACTTTTATCGGTGTTTTACCCATTCTCTTTTTTAGTGGTCTCAATTACTTTGGAATCAAATCGGCCGTTCGTGTACAAAATGTTTTTGCTGTTTTAAAAATTACAGGATTACTTCTTTTTTTGACACTTGGGTTTTCTATTGGAAATACCAATTGGTCTTATTTGTTTAACACTCCTCTTCCTGATCTAATGGATCTTTCATTTTACTCTAAAGTTTTGATTGGGATTGTTCCCGTATCCTTCTCTTATTTGGGATGGAATATGATCACTTATATTGCCGAAGAAGTCAAAAATCCCGAAAAAACAATTGTTCGTTCTGCCATCACTGCCTGTTTCCTTGTGGCAGGACTTTATTTTGCCATCAATTTACTTTTTGTGATTTCTGCTCCAATCGAAGACTTAAGTGGTCAAGATGGAATTGGAGCCATCGCCTTCCAGAAGTTATTTGGAGTTAACTACTCAATTCTCACTACTAGTTTTATTGCTTGGGTGATTCTCGGATCCATGTCAGCCATTCTCATTGGAGGAAGTCGTGTTTATTTTGCAATGGCAAGAGATGGAGTGTTTTTACCTTCATTTTCGAAAATCCATCCCAAATGGCACAGTCCTTATGTTTCCATTTTTTTTCAGGCTTTTGTCGCAATTCTCTTTTTGTTTGTAAAAGAAATTGAAGCTCTTTTATATATGATCACTTGTTCGATCCTTATTTTGTCATGCCTGACAGCAATCACTCCCTTTCGCTTTGAAAAAATGGGGATGAAGTCGGATTACAAAATCCCCTTTTACCCATTGCCGATCATACTTTATATTTTAGCAAATATTGCTGTGATGGCCATCCTCTTCATTGAAAAACCAATCACTGCTTCTTGGGGACTCATGATCACTCTCATCGCACTTCCTGTCTATTATCTATTCCGGTTGGATAAAAAGATGATAGAAACCAAAAACTTAAAACAAAACTAA
- a CDS encoding S41 family peptidase codes for MKRIVYLLSFFTLLSFALPVGFISCEPEAKKAPNRVTNFTYQDFETVVKSVDKYYIDKSINKNRAFTDAASFAALSMPHPLYIYPESYFNEREKYDEKEDLWPGKTFKISPSDKFVLFDPDYTLVEKIQKEKLKKNENRKLSDAELKKLIEKEKLKKSVIASKWEEINFSRKEFDRVISYIQDNLETYKTPVLKGLVELDGELPEEEEDKKEFSMEQVFLAAANGYLNSLDPHSNVFLKEMWEESMAKISDGSFEGIGAILSGGGSREVVVENPLEGSPAVRAGIRSGDTIVAVDGKVIKNLSLDKVVKKIKGPKATKVVLTITRKGNTGKTDIEVIRDKITIKNVTHHIVKENPQVGYIKLTGFVKPGPGEAPIDTQIANAVVEMEQKAKEDGKPLKAIILDLRGNSGGYLDLAIDIADMFIEKGMIVFTRTPFRSDEEKYAKNKDITKLPMVVMINSKSASASEIVASAIQHHGRGILLGERTFGKATVQSLNNLENNPDYLLKITNARYYSPSGKTIQVVGVSPDIEVSEEPDGGFPFRYREEDMWNHLPLIPHEGVVKSKFNVNAIKEYAKKNGKADTFLKSHANDAIKPDYMLIRSLDYIEGMLNTK; via the coding sequence TTGAAACGAATTGTTTACCTACTTTCCTTTTTCACCCTACTCAGTTTTGCCCTTCCAGTAGGATTCATTTCCTGCGAACCGGAAGCCAAAAAAGCCCCGAATCGTGTAACCAATTTTACCTACCAAGACTTTGAAACAGTGGTCAAATCTGTAGATAAGTACTATATTGATAAAAGTATCAATAAAAACCGAGCTTTCACAGATGCTGCATCCTTTGCCGCTCTTAGTATGCCTCACCCACTTTATATTTATCCAGAAAGTTATTTCAACGAAAGAGAAAAATACGATGAAAAGGAAGACCTCTGGCCAGGAAAAACTTTCAAAATTTCACCTTCCGATAAATTCGTGTTATTTGATCCTGATTATACTCTCGTAGAAAAAATTCAAAAAGAGAAACTAAAGAAAAACGAAAACAGAAAACTTTCGGACGCAGAACTTAAAAAACTGATCGAAAAAGAAAAACTGAAAAAATCAGTGATCGCGTCAAAATGGGAAGAAATTAATTTTTCACGTAAAGAATTTGACCGAGTTATCTCCTACATCCAAGACAATTTGGAAACTTACAAAACTCCTGTTCTCAAAGGACTTGTAGAACTTGATGGGGAACTTCCCGAAGAAGAGGAAGATAAAAAAGAATTTAGCATGGAACAAGTGTTTCTTGCTGCTGCCAATGGTTATCTGAATTCTCTTGATCCACATTCCAATGTTTTCTTGAAAGAAATGTGGGAAGAGTCCATGGCCAAAATCAGTGATGGTTCCTTTGAAGGAATTGGAGCGATTCTATCAGGTGGTGGTAGCCGAGAAGTCGTTGTTGAAAATCCATTAGAAGGAAGTCCAGCCGTTCGTGCCGGAATTCGCAGTGGTGATACCATTGTTGCCGTAGATGGAAAGGTGATTAAAAATCTTTCTCTTGATAAAGTGGTTAAAAAAATCAAAGGACCAAAAGCAACGAAAGTGGTTCTTACCATCACAAGAAAAGGGAATACAGGAAAAACGGATATCGAAGTGATCCGTGATAAGATTACAATTAAAAACGTAACACATCATATCGTAAAAGAAAATCCTCAAGTTGGTTATATCAAACTCACTGGATTTGTAAAACCAGGTCCTGGCGAAGCACCAATTGATACACAAATTGCTAATGCCGTTGTGGAAATGGAACAAAAAGCCAAAGAAGATGGGAAACCACTCAAAGCAATCATCTTAGACTTACGTGGAAACTCTGGTGGGTATTTGGATCTTGCGATTGATATTGCAGATATGTTTATCGAAAAAGGAATGATTGTCTTCACAAGAACTCCATTCCGTAGCGATGAAGAAAAATATGCCAAAAACAAAGACATTACCAAACTTCCTATGGTAGTGATGATCAACTCCAAATCCGCTTCTGCTTCTGAAATTGTGGCAAGTGCGATCCAACATCATGGTCGTGGAATTTTGTTAGGTGAAAGAACTTTCGGAAAAGCAACTGTTCAAAGTTTAAATAACTTAGAAAACAATCCGGATTACCTACTCAAAATCACCAACGCACGTTACTACTCGCCATCTGGAAAAACCATCCAAGTGGTAGGAGTTTCTCCTGATATCGAAGTTTCGGAAGAACCAGATGGCGGATTTCCTTTCCGTTATCGTGAAGAAGATATGTGGAACCACCTTCCACTCATCCCTCACGAAGGAGTTGTGAAATCTAAGTTCAATGTGAACGCAATCAAAGAGTATGCAAAGAAAAATGGGAAAGCAGATACTTTCTTAAAATCACATGCCAATGATGCTATCAAACCAGACTATATGCTCATCAGAAGTTTGGATTACATTGAAGGAATGTTGAACACAAAATAA
- a CDS encoding DUF805 domain-containing protein produces MSFQDSIKVCLQKYAEFSGKAKRPEFWWWVLACIIISFALNMILPIIGGIFSLAILLPSLSVGSRRLHDVGMSGWWQLIGLTGIGVLVLIFFWAQKGKA; encoded by the coding sequence ATGTCATTCCAAGATTCGATCAAAGTTTGTTTACAAAAGTATGCCGAATTTAGTGGCAAAGCGAAACGACCTGAGTTCTGGTGGTGGGTTCTCGCATGTATTATCATCAGTTTTGCACTGAATATGATCCTTCCTATCATAGGAGGAATATTCTCTTTAGCAATCTTACTACCGAGTTTGAGTGTGGGTTCAAGACGATTGCATGATGTAGGAATGAGTGGTTGGTGGCAATTGATTGGACTGACTGGAATTGGAGTTCTGGTGCTTATCTTCTTTTGGGCTCAAAAAGGAAAAGCTTAG
- the nadB gene encoding L-aspartate oxidase, with the protein MTRIKSDFLIIGSGVSGLFTALKLAPLGSVVVVTKKADYESNTNYAQGGIASVFDDKDKFEEHIQDTLESGAGLCDLEAVRVLVEEGPTRVRELLDLGVPFTRNQTGELDLAREGGHSKNRIIHSLDRTGSAVEQSLLDHVHANKNIQILENHACVDLITKHHLKDKDNLPLRCYGAYIVDTETGEVFPVLAKKTILATGGAGQVYLHTTNPNIATGDGVASAYRAGAIVKNMEFYQFHPTSLFHEQGNSFLISEAVRGHGGILREIGGRPFMKDYHDMGELAPRDIVARAIDDTMKKRGEPHVLLDITHRPANDIINHFPSIYERCKKLGIDITTDPIPVVPAAHYMCGGVATDLLGRTNIADLYACGETTCTGVHGGNRLASNSLLECLVFSHRIAGDIESQGKLSYSAETDLIPDWNKEGTTNTEEWVLISHDLVEIKTIMSNYVGIVRSDMRLERALRRLKLISEEVKDYYNRTTVSIELLELRNLVKVAELIVRSALLRKESRGLHFSTDYPEDRTPSRQDTILSHKL; encoded by the coding sequence GTGACTCGAATTAAATCGGATTTTTTGATCATTGGAAGCGGAGTGAGTGGCCTCTTTACAGCACTCAAACTAGCTCCGCTAGGATCTGTAGTGGTTGTAACAAAAAAAGCAGACTACGAATCCAATACCAATTATGCCCAAGGCGGAATCGCTTCCGTCTTCGATGATAAGGATAAGTTCGAAGAACATATCCAAGACACCTTGGAGTCTGGAGCAGGTCTTTGTGACTTAGAAGCCGTGCGAGTCCTTGTAGAAGAAGGACCCACTCGGGTAAGAGAACTTTTGGACTTGGGAGTCCCTTTTACCAGAAACCAAACTGGGGAACTGGATTTAGCCCGCGAAGGTGGACACAGTAAAAACAGGATCATCCACTCTCTAGACAGAACCGGTAGCGCCGTAGAACAGTCGCTACTTGATCACGTCCATGCTAACAAAAATATCCAAATTTTAGAAAACCATGCTTGTGTGGATCTCATCACCAAACATCATTTAAAGGATAAAGACAATCTTCCTTTAAGATGTTATGGTGCTTATATTGTAGATACAGAAACAGGAGAGGTATTTCCTGTTCTCGCTAAAAAAACCATTCTGGCTACGGGTGGTGCGGGCCAAGTGTACTTACACACAACAAATCCAAACATTGCCACGGGTGATGGAGTCGCTAGTGCTTACCGAGCGGGTGCCATTGTTAAAAACATGGAATTCTATCAATTCCATCCGACTTCGCTTTTTCATGAACAAGGAAATAGTTTTTTAATTTCAGAAGCAGTTCGTGGCCATGGTGGCATCTTACGAGAGATAGGTGGTCGTCCTTTTATGAAAGACTACCATGATATGGGAGAACTAGCTCCGAGAGACATCGTAGCACGTGCCATAGACGATACGATGAAAAAAAGAGGAGAACCACACGTCCTTCTCGACATCACTCATAGACCCGCCAACGATATCATCAACCATTTCCCGTCCATTTATGAACGTTGTAAAAAACTAGGAATTGATATCACAACAGATCCTATCCCTGTCGTACCAGCGGCTCATTATATGTGCGGTGGTGTGGCGACCGATCTTCTCGGACGAACCAATATTGCAGACTTATATGCTTGTGGAGAGACAACCTGCACAGGAGTACATGGCGGAAATAGACTCGCTTCGAATAGTTTACTCGAATGTCTTGTATTTTCTCATCGCATTGCAGGTGATATAGAGTCGCAAGGGAAACTCAGTTATTCCGCAGAAACAGATCTCATTCCTGATTGGAATAAAGAAGGAACTACAAATACGGAAGAGTGGGTTCTTATCTCCCATGATTTGGTGGAAATCAAAACCATCATGAGTAATTATGTGGGGATTGTTCGTTCGGATATGCGACTCGAAAGAGCCCTTCGCAGGTTGAAGCTAATCTCCGAGGAAGTGAAAGACTATTACAACCGAACCACGGTTTCTATTGAATTATTGGAACTTCGGAACTTAGTGAAAGTGGCAGAACTAATTGTTCGCTCTGCTCTCCTACGTAAAGAAAGTCGTGGGCTTCATTTTAGTACGGATTATCCGGAAGACAGAACTCCTTCGAGACAAGATACCATCCTTTCTCACAAACTTTAA
- the sppA gene encoding signal peptide peptidase SppA — MERNQFLLFLSFLFSTIATILGIAILVSGSSLARFSSGTGGGLFQASEIGAVVIPIVGEIHSGESTFDSTGADTVLRQLRELEEDGNVKGILLEINSPGGTVAASQEIFNELLHLRKTKKIVVSMKDVAASGGYYIAAASDYIFAQNGTITGSIGVISFAPNVKGLLDRYGVGVRTYKAGKYKDMYSPFRDSTNEEDDMIGKQLQDTYRKFVEDVAKGRNKTVKSIEELAEGKIYSGEDAFRNKLVDDIGGRREAHKKLSELCQYDGLIPLFEQEISPFDRFLQSLGVSFLGDNSHVSKIKSLIQSQVLVILPTALGKLML, encoded by the coding sequence ATGGAAAGAAACCAATTTCTTCTCTTTCTCTCCTTTTTGTTCTCCACCATTGCCACAATTCTTGGAATTGCCATCTTGGTATCGGGGTCGAGCCTTGCCCGTTTCTCTAGCGGAACTGGTGGTGGTCTGTTTCAGGCCAGTGAAATCGGTGCTGTCGTCATACCGATCGTAGGTGAGATTCACTCGGGTGAGTCTACTTTTGACTCTACTGGTGCTGATACCGTTTTACGCCAATTACGCGAGCTGGAAGAGGATGGTAATGTAAAGGGGATCTTACTTGAGATCAATTCACCCGGCGGAACCGTAGCCGCTTCTCAGGAAATTTTTAACGAACTCCTTCATTTACGTAAAACCAAAAAGATTGTGGTGAGTATGAAGGATGTGGCTGCTTCCGGTGGGTATTATATTGCCGCCGCTTCGGATTATATCTTTGCCCAGAATGGAACCATTACTGGTTCGATTGGGGTGATTTCTTTTGCACCTAACGTCAAAGGACTTCTTGACCGGTATGGAGTGGGGGTTCGCACTTACAAGGCCGGAAAATACAAAGATATGTATTCTCCATTTCGTGACTCCACAAATGAAGAAGACGATATGATCGGCAAACAGTTGCAAGACACCTATCGTAAGTTTGTGGAAGATGTAGCCAAAGGAAGAAACAAAACTGTTAAATCTATCGAAGAGTTAGCAGAAGGAAAAATTTATTCTGGAGAAGATGCATTCCGTAATAAACTCGTGGATGACATTGGAGGCAGAAGAGAAGCGCATAAAAAACTTTCTGAACTTTGTCAGTATGATGGACTCATTCCACTCTTTGAACAGGAGATCTCTCCTTTCGATCGATTTTTGCAATCTTTGGGTGTGAGTTTTTTAGGTGATAACAGCCATGTATCCAAAATCAAGTCTCTCATCCAATCTCAAGTTTTGGTCATCTTACCAACCGCTCTTGGGAAACTCATGTTATGA
- the surE gene encoding 5'/3'-nucleotidase SurE yields MNILITNDDGISSAGIKALERVLGKSYNTYLIAPLKERSVTSMALTVFQGMRVERINDNHYIADGFPADCVNIGLYAEIFPRIDFVISGINRGVNMGYDVHYSGTVGAAKHGALHGIPSLAVSSGRIDPDDGYTKESELVLSFLEKYKSQIQSGEVWNLNFPPEISGSGTLNEIVFTRLGRRRYSEKYEKKQIIEGVSEFQLNGSLLGHDEETGTDFEAYYQGKLPVTPIQLDLTEKLRLKELQSK; encoded by the coding sequence TTGAATATACTCATCACAAATGACGACGGAATTTCTTCCGCCGGAATTAAGGCTTTGGAACGTGTTCTAGGAAAATCGTATAATACTTATCTCATTGCACCTCTAAAAGAACGCTCTGTAACCTCTATGGCTCTTACCGTTTTTCAGGGAATGCGAGTGGAACGTATCAACGATAATCATTATATTGCAGATGGGTTTCCTGCCGATTGTGTGAACATTGGTTTGTATGCTGAGATCTTCCCCAGAATTGATTTTGTGATCTCAGGAATCAATCGTGGTGTGAATATGGGGTATGATGTCCATTATTCAGGAACAGTCGGTGCCGCCAAACACGGAGCCTTACATGGAATTCCATCGCTCGCGGTAAGTTCAGGTCGCATTGATCCAGATGATGGTTATACAAAGGAATCAGAACTTGTTTTATCATTTTTAGAAAAATACAAATCGCAGATTCAGTCTGGTGAAGTTTGGAATTTAAACTTCCCTCCCGAAATTTCTGGATCAGGAACATTAAACGAAATTGTATTTACGAGACTTGGTCGCAGACGTTATTCCGAAAAGTACGAAAAAAAACAAATCATTGAAGGTGTCAGCGAATTTCAGTTAAACGGAAGTTTGCTCGGCCACGATGAGGAAACAGGAACAGACTTTGAAGCATACTACCAAGGAAAACTTCCTGTCACACCCATCCAATTGGATCTAACGGAAAAACTCCGACTGAAAGAATTACAATCTAAGTAG
- a CDS encoding tetratricopeptide repeat protein, with the protein MRPFVVLIFALSLGFCTSEPQKNPTRDPYSLETLIFLEEVLLDVWESSETREGAMSRLRYVCRTRDTDDGYLCYTWGLLEYHRGNYAESYTAFRKALEKNPNDSLYKNMMRISAEKSGNLPDLRAHSRDGEVLAVFTETQKLCKENKPPEFASFRFLAERGVLTKESMRRGVLADCFQRLSDGDKSTLQKEIRISSLSYKERLYADQMKSDPFSRIWDTASYHRGESAKEAVGASAGVVSVNSSLGTEGGTPTETSMAKSGVPITDAWKKVKLASASGNESQGREGLRSFLSEIQSAKRKGKLEGQLALALERAAKLLLEQDPQYSKLRFLAKEL; encoded by the coding sequence ATGCGTCCTTTCGTTGTCCTGATTTTTGCTCTTTCCCTTGGGTTTTGTACTTCGGAACCACAAAAGAATCCGACCCGGGATCCGTACAGTTTGGAAACTCTCATCTTTTTGGAAGAGGTGCTTTTGGATGTATGGGAATCTTCGGAAACCAGAGAAGGGGCTATGTCTCGACTAAGATACGTTTGCCGAACTCGGGATACTGACGATGGATACTTGTGTTACACTTGGGGTTTACTCGAATACCACCGAGGAAATTATGCAGAGAGTTATACTGCCTTTAGAAAGGCTCTAGAAAAAAATCCAAACGATAGTCTTTATAAAAATATGATGCGGATTTCCGCAGAAAAATCAGGGAATTTACCAGATTTAAGAGCACATTCACGGGATGGAGAGGTTTTGGCCGTATTTACAGAAACACAAAAACTCTGTAAGGAAAACAAACCACCCGAATTTGCCTCTTTTCGATTTCTGGCCGAACGAGGGGTTCTTACCAAAGAATCAATGCGACGGGGAGTCCTTGCTGATTGTTTCCAACGTTTGAGTGATGGAGATAAGTCTACCCTCCAAAAAGAAATTCGCATTTCCTCTCTTTCTTACAAGGAACGCCTTTATGCTGATCAAATGAAGTCCGATCCTTTTTCTCGCATTTGGGACACTGCGAGTTATCACCGTGGCGAATCAGCAAAAGAAGCAGTGGGAGCAAGTGCGGGAGTGGTTTCTGTCAATTCCTCCCTTGGAACGGAAGGGGGAACTCCTACCGAGACATCGATGGCAAAGTCAGGAGTTCCGATCACGGATGCTTGGAAAAAAGTGAAACTTGCCTCTGCTTCTGGAAATGAATCGCAAGGCAGAGAAGGCCTTCGTAGTTTTTTATCAGAGATCCAATCAGCAAAACGAAAGGGAAAATTAGAAGGGCAGTTGGCCCTTGCTTTGGAAAGAGCTGCAAAACTACTTTTGGAACAAGACCCACAGTATTCTAAACTTCGATTCCTTGCGAAAGAACTTTGA
- a CDS encoding tyrosine-type recombinase/integrase, whose translation MIKLRFSLPDNRFYLRFRFSETFVSIAKSIPKGSYHPEDKSWSYPNEPTIIKQLLNAFEPHDIRISPKEIPKQCGILEDYFKATRERNFTFCTTKTYYSHLFQLLDFTGKLPANVKMFDLENYLDHLVKERRTKVASVRSSRQAFIFYFREVRKQFTNLKFPRMKTESKLPEVLSAEETKAIFNALPNRKHKMLLLISYSSGLRVSEVIHLKITDIDLTRNMVRVTQGKGKKDRYTVLAASLIDELKEYLKVREYNLLLRESYNEMRANPWLFPGAKNRPLHIRTAESIFTNAAKKAKIQKKVSFHSLRHAFATHLLELGTDLRMIQTLLGHASVRTTQIYTKVARSRLENIISPLDRITNTIEKTNQNKEQKKNK comes from the coding sequence ATGATCAAACTCCGATTTTCTCTCCCGGACAATCGTTTCTATTTACGATTTCGATTTTCGGAAACATTCGTTTCCATTGCAAAATCCATTCCTAAAGGAAGTTACCATCCAGAAGATAAGTCCTGGTCCTATCCGAACGAACCAACAATCATCAAACAATTGCTAAATGCCTTTGAGCCACACGACATCAGAATTTCACCAAAAGAAATTCCTAAACAATGTGGAATTTTAGAGGATTATTTCAAAGCCACAAGAGAACGAAATTTTACCTTTTGCACAACAAAAACATACTACTCTCATTTATTTCAGTTGTTGGATTTTACGGGGAAACTTCCTGCGAACGTTAAAATGTTCGATTTGGAAAATTACTTAGACCACTTGGTGAAAGAACGACGGACTAAAGTTGCTAGTGTCCGTTCCTCTAGACAAGCTTTTATTTTTTATTTTCGTGAAGTGAGAAAACAGTTCACAAATTTAAAATTCCCACGGATGAAAACCGAATCAAAACTTCCGGAGGTTTTATCCGCAGAAGAAACGAAAGCCATATTCAACGCACTTCCCAATCGAAAACACAAAATGTTACTTCTTATTAGTTATTCCTCGGGACTTCGTGTGAGCGAAGTCATTCATTTAAAAATAACCGATATCGATTTAACACGAAATATGGTGCGAGTGACACAAGGCAAAGGTAAAAAAGATCGATATACTGTTCTTGCTGCATCACTCATCGATGAACTAAAAGAATATTTAAAAGTAAGAGAATACAATTTACTCCTAAGAGAAAGTTATAACGAAATGCGAGCCAATCCTTGGTTATTCCCAGGAGCAAAGAACAGGCCACTTCACATCCGTACCGCAGAAAGTATATTCACAAACGCAGCAAAAAAAGCCAAAATCCAAAAGAAAGTTAGTTTTCATAGTTTGCGGCACGCTTTTGCCACCCATCTTTTAGAATTGGGAACGGATTTACGAATGATCCAAACATTACTCGGACATGCAAGTGTCCGAACCACTCAGATTTATACAAAAGTTGCCCGGAGTCGTTTGGAAAATATTATAAGTCCCTTAGATCGAATTACCAATACGATAGAAAAAACAAATCAAAACAAAGAACAAAAGAAAAATAAGTAA
- a CDS encoding tetratricopeptide repeat protein — MAEETDYLAYMNKGNYAMALNLLDQALLQNPEDPILLYNFALCCFQTKNFKKSIQVLDRILSEYPGFIELDNVYRLKVFALVELKDWETAESIIKERLQVAVDDPKLLSFLAHVYEYTHRLEEAIEIHRRILRHTPDYKNSLNSLGYLLALKKKISAEERSEAIRSLKKALELDPNNPAYLDSFGYFLQSIGKPEEAWKAYRKALQKNPNHPVLLERLKNLKK, encoded by the coding sequence ATGGCGGAAGAAACAGACTACCTCGCTTACATGAACAAAGGCAATTATGCCATGGCACTGAATCTTTTAGACCAGGCCTTACTCCAAAATCCAGAAGACCCCATTCTTTTGTATAATTTTGCTTTGTGTTGTTTTCAGACCAAAAATTTTAAAAAATCAATTCAGGTTTTGGATCGAATCTTAAGTGAATACCCAGGATTCATTGAACTAGACAATGTTTACAGGCTCAAAGTATTTGCTCTTGTGGAATTAAAGGATTGGGAAACGGCTGAATCTATCATCAAAGAACGATTACAAGTAGCAGTGGATGATCCGAAGTTACTTTCTTTTTTGGCCCATGTCTATGAATACACTCACCGGTTGGAAGAGGCCATTGAAATTCACCGGCGGATTTTAAGACATACTCCTGATTACAAAAACAGTTTGAACTCCCTTGGTTACCTTTTGGCACTGAAGAAAAAAATTAGTGCCGAGGAACGTTCGGAAGCGATTCGGTCTTTGAAAAAAGCATTGGAGTTAGATCCAAATAATCCTGCTTATTTGGATTCCTTTGGTTATTTTTTACAGTCCATTGGCAAACCAGAAGAGGCATGGAAGGCTTACCGCAAAGCCTTGCAAAAGAACCCGAACCACCCTGTCCTCCTCGAAAGACTCAAGAACCTAAAGAAATAA